DNA from Oscillatoria salina IIICB1:
TTTAGGTGGAGGATGTACCTTGCGCCTTATTTCCTTTTTGTGCTATAATTAATTTATCATTAATACTTTTTACGGTAATGTTGAAAGCAACAAAGTTCCGAATCTACCCAACCGCAGAGCAAAGATACCATCTTGCTCAAAGCTTCGGTTGCTGCCGATTTGCCTGGAACTACGCTCTCAACCTTACCAATGAAGCCTACAAAGCAACGGGAAAAGGTCTAAATCGCTTCGCTATTCAAAAAGAGATAACTAATCTCAAGAAAGAGTACGAATGGATGAACGAGCCTTATTCTCAATGCCTACAAGTAGTCGCCCTCAACCTTTCTAGAGCCTTTATTAACTTCTTTGAGGGGAGAGCATCTTTCCCCCAGTTCAAATCAAAGCATCGCAACCAGTCAATCAGCTATCCTCAAAACGTTTCTATCGTAGAAGACGGTATAAAATTCCCAAAGATGGGAGTGATGTATGCCAAGATACATAGACCTATTGAGGGAAAAATCAAGACGGTTACGGTGTCGATGAATGCTTTGGGTCAATACTTTGCGTCTGTCTTGGTTGATGATGAAAAAGATATTCCTGAAAAGTCAGTTGAAGGAAAAGCTGTTGGTATTGATTTAGGTTTGACTCATTTTGCTATTACCAGTGATGGTTCTAAATTTGATAATCCTCGTTGGATAGTGAAACATGAACGCAACCTAAGAGCCAAGCAAAAGAGGTTATCTAGGAGACAGAAGGGTTCTAATAGTCGCAACAAAACCCGTAAACAAGTAGCGGGAGTGCATAACAAAATATCAAGATGCAGAGAGGATTTCCACCATAAGCTATCACGCAGGATAGTGGACGAGAACCAAGTCATTGTTGTGGAAAATCTAGCTGTCAAAAACATGGTCAAGAATCACTGTCTCGCTAAAGCAATTAGTCAGGTGGGTTGGGGTCAATTCTGTACTATGTTGAAGTATAAAGCTGAGTGGGAAGGAAAGGTTTACATTGAAGTAGATAGATTCTTCCCTAGCTCTAAAACCTGCAACGTTTGCCTCAATCAAGTAAGAAGCCTTCCCCTTGATGTGAGGACTTGGCAGTGTCAGAAGTGCCAGACTACGCACGATCGAGACGTAAATGCTGCTAAGAACATCAGAGATGAAGGACTGCGTATTTTATCCTCTGGAACGGGGGAGATCGCCTATCGCCCAGATGTAAGACGGGATAGTAGAGGACGCAAGAAATCTACTATTTCGCAGTCTGTTGGATAGGAAGCCTCACGCCTTCAGGCTGAGGTAGTTCACGAATTAAAGAGTTTGCTGGTGAAAAAGGCTGGACGTTGAAAGAAGTTTCCCAGCGATCGGGTGTACCATATAGTACAGTGAAAACCTATACTCGCTTACCGGAGAGAAACACCGTTGACTTGTCTTCACTGCAAAAGCTAGCACGAACCTTTGACGTTTTAATCGAAGACTTATTTGAGGTTATTGAAGAGTAAGTTAAGTTAACCTTTTTGAGGTAACAAAACGCGCTAAAACAGTTAAGCTGTAGGAAGTTGCTTAATTTCTTCTTGCGTCATATCTTCAATTAAATCTTGAGCAAATTCCCAAATAGGTTTATCTGTTTCATTGATTTTCCTTTCCTGTAAGTCATGCTCAACCGCTTCTTTAAGACAATTGAATACAGTCTCTAAGGACTGCGCTTGAAATTTTCCGGCTGCTAAATCAGGACAAGAAACTGTGTAGCCGACTTCTGTTTTTTTCGATAGAAATATTTATTTTGTAAGTCATAGTTATGCAAAATTTTATTGCTTGTGAAACTTTGAACCAAAAACATATCTAACAATAAATCCTTCTAACTTTCCTCATCTGTAGCTTCTAAAGTGGTATCCGGAGAAACAGATTCATCAGGAATTATTGGATCTTCTGGGGTAATTATTTCAGCTAATTGTTCCGCATTAGCTTCGCGCTTATGGATGCGAATTTTATGCAAACGAGGTCCTTCGGCCGCAACTACAGTTAGTTCGAGATTATCAAAATGAAGAGTTTCTCCTTGAGTAGGAATCTTTTGTAACTCGTAAAGTAAAAAACCACTGAGAGTTTGATATTCGTCAGTTATTGGTAAATCAATATCCAAAAGTTCATTAACTTCTTCGAGATCCATTTGTGCTTCAACAAGGAAAGTTTGCTCGTCAAGCATTTGTAAAGCAACTACTTCTGGATTTTCTAATTCAGCTTCATCGCCGATAATTTCTGCTACTAAATCGTTAAGCGTAACTAAACCAGCAGTACCACCAAACTCATCAACAACCATTACCATTTTCAAGTGCGATCGCTGCATCAAAGGCAAAAGTTCGCTCAATGGTGTAAACTCAGAAACAAACCTCGCTGGACGCACCCAAGGTAAAATCGGCGTATCTGGAGACAAGTGACCTTGGGCTAAAGGTTTAGCTAACTTTTTGAAATTAATAATCCCGCGAATATCATCCAAAGAATCGCCTGTTACCGGATAACGAGAATAACCGTTAGCAGAAACTTCATTGAGCAAAGTTGCAAACGTAGCGGTGCTAGGAATTGCGCGTAAATTCGTTCGCGGAACCATCACTTCTTGGGCTAAAACTTCACCAAACTCAAAGACATTATTGAGTAACTCTCTTTCCTCAGCTTCTAAACCAATAGACTCGCGTTCAGTAGTAATAATTAGCTGTAACTCTTCCGGTGTAACTCGATTGTACCAACCTTGACCTGCATATTGAATACCTCCCAAGCGTAAAAGCCAGCGAGTAGATTGATTCAAAATCCAGATAAAAGGATTAAAAATGCGCGCGATCGCCAAACTCGGCGGACCGAAAAACCGTGCTAATTGCTCAGAATAAAGCAAAGCCACCGATTTTGGACAAAGTTCGCCCAAAACAATTTGCAAATAAGCAATCAAGAAAAACGCGATCGGGATAGCCAAAGAATGAGCGATCGCCTCTTTCATACTCATCGGTAAAGGTAAATTAACCATCGCGACTGTAACTAATACAGCCATTGTACTTTCACCGATCCAACCCAGAGCCAAACTCGAAAGCGTAATCCCGATTTGAGTCGTCGAAAGCAGACGGTCAATACTGCGATGTAAAGATTGTACCGTTTGAGCTTGGACATCGCCCGCTTCCACCAACTGATTAATCCGCGATCGCCGCACCGAAACAATCGAAAACTCAGCCGTCACAAAAAAAGCATTAATCGCAATCAGCAGCAGCACCGACAACAAACGAACCAGCACATCTTGACCAGTAAGCTCGACGTGAGGAAGATTCGCCAATAAATCGAAAACAAAGCCAAACATTAACATCCAGATTTAGGTAAGAGCCTAACCTACCTCACAACTGGAATATCAGACAATTTAAGCTGAAGTTTTTGGTCGGGATAATCAGTCAAAGCCATAGATAACTGTTGCGAGTCTTCTAACAAAGCTGTAGGAATTCTTACTGTACCAGAAAATTTCTCTCCATTAGCAGGCAATTCTCCCGGTAAACCTTCAGTAATCGCACTCAGTGCTTTCCCTTGGTCATCTCTCACATCCAAGAAACTATAGAGAAAGCGCACCACTTCCTCCCCATCATTCTGAAGATTCACCTTGAGTAACATCGAACCTCCCTCTTGTTTAGCTTCCACAACTTCCACGACCACCCCGCGATCTTGACTTTTAATGGGAAAGTTCTCATTAGCGCTGGCGATCTGCTCCTCGTCCTCATTATCCTCCGACTCAGCTCGATCGGATTCGTTGTTTTCAGCTTTAGTTTCTGCTTCTTGCTCTTGTTTTTGCTCTTTTTCTTTCTTTTCCTGTTCTGCTTCTTCTTTACCCTTACCGTTGACGTAATCATTAACCACCGAAAGAATTTCTTCTTCGCTTAAGATTGCTATTCCCTCTTTACCCGGGTTAGCTTGCTTGTCAGTCGCCAGTTTTTTCGTCGGGCTAACATCCGGTTGACTAACTCCTTTGAGGGCTTCATGACCTAGTGTAAAGCCCCACAAACCACTGACAAAACCGGAACCTAACATCATTGTCAGCAAAATTAAAGTAAGCGCTACAGTTGAATTGAGTTTCATAACACGACGAGGAACGTAGTTATCAGTTATCAGTTATCAGTTATCAGTGAACAGTGACCAGTTATCAGTTATGCAGTTATCAGTGACCAGTTATCAGTGACCAGTTATCAGTTATCAGTTATCAGTTATCAGTTATGCAGTTATCAGTTATCAGTTTATTCTCCGTTATCAGTTATCAGTGACCAGTTATCAGTTTATTCTCCCCCTCCTCCCAGTCAGCGATCGCCAATTCCAGCTTCCCAAATTTACCCACCTTGCTATAATAATACTTGCACAATCTTTCGAGATGGTTTTCAGGAAAACTACAACCGAAAAAATTTACTGTTTGCGAAAATCGGGTTGTGCAAGCCAACACCTCCAGGGTTGGCCGAGCGGTTGAGGCAGCGAACTCATAATTCGCGCAAGGCAGGTTCGACTCCTGCACCCTGGATTGACAAAAAGACAAAAATATGTTATCGCAAAGGCAGTCTTTCAAAGACGAACTCACCGCCAATGACAGGTTGACCTAGCGCTCGATAAGATGGATTGAGTCGCAAAGAAGTTTCAAAAGGATTGCGTAAGTCAGGAGTTCGGATGATTGGATCGCTGGCAACCTGTTGATAAAGTAGATCTCGATAAAGAAGATCAACCAATTCTAAGTCACGATTGATTTCGTTTTCGATATAAGAAGCCCGTGTAATTGAGCCGGGTCCAAAGATAAAATCAATCTGACGGCGGAAAGTGACAGTGTTATCGAAGAAATTTTCTGACTCGTTATTCAAAGCGCGTTCAATCAAGTCAGGAATTGGTTCTGTTGAGATCGTGGTTTGCGCGATCGCCTCTGCCGCAAATAAACTGGCAGTAGCAGTAAAAGCTAAACTCGCAAACAAATTAAATAGCCGATTTGACATAGCTAACCGATAAGATAGTTAATTGTCCTCATTTTAAGGGAATCTTTGCGAGGAAAGATACTTCTGACCTCAAGTTTTCTAATTGTCCTATGAATAATCAATCAACTCTCTATCCCTCTCCACAACGTCAGATTTTACTCGATTTGTTTGCGCGACTGGCTTATACCGAGGGCGATTTTGTCCTTTCTTCCGGACAAAAGAGTTCTTACTACCTCAATGGTAAACAAGTTACTCTCCGGGCTGAAGGAGCTTTAGCTGTGGGACAATTATTGCTACCGATGTTACCCGCAGATACCCAAGCAGTAGCTGGTTTGACTTTGGGTGCAGATCCGATGGTAACAGCAGTAAGTGTACTTTCGGCATTGGCAAATCGACCGATACCAGCTTTAATTATTCGTAAACAAGCCAAGGGACACGGAACCAAAGCTTACATTGAAGGTCCGAGTTTGTCACCTGATGCAAAAGTTGTCGTTTTGGAGGATGTGGTGACGACGGGTAAGTCAGCTATGCAAGCAGTTGAACGTTTGCGGGATGTGGGTTACAAAGTCGAGCAAATTATTGCTTTGGTAGACAGACAGCAAGGCGGTGCAGAATTTTATCAGTCTGTCGGGTTACAATTTAAGTCAGTATTCGCAATTACTGAAATTCAAGAATATGCTCGTGCTCTTGCCAAAAAAGCTTAAGTCTTTTTCGCCAAGTGAAAGTATATTCGCGCATCGCTTCAATGTCAAAACAAGAATAAAAGTTACCATAGCTTCCACCAAGGACGCTTTTTGAGTTTAAGTCTTTCGAGTGGATTCCTAATTCCCAATCCCTAATTCCTAAGAGGCGATCGCGTCAATTTCTCCACAGTTTTCCTGGATAATTTGGGCGCATTTTTGTACCGGAGTGCGTTTTGTCATTGCTTCTACTAAAGCTTCGTAAGCTAAAGCATATTTTTCAATTAAAGTTTTCGCTTCTTGGAGCGCCCAAGCTTCTTTTTGCTGATATTCTGCTTCTCGATGAGAAAAATCGCTCAAAGCTTGCTTAACTTTGGCTCGATCTTCATCACCGCCTTCTACAGTACCGTAAATTATACTTTCTGCGGCAATGCCTGCCATCCAAACTGTACAAAAACGATCTAAAAGCAAGCGCATCTCTCCCGGTGCCATCGCCTTTTTTTCTAACGCTTTTGTGTTAAATTTTACCCCACCTACTCCCGATTGTCCTTGCTGAAATGCTTCCCAAGCATTCAACGTGTAACCTTCGATGGGAATACCGAGAAAATAGGCTACCAAAAAATGTCCTGCTTCGTGACAGACAATTCTTTGGCGATGTTGAGGAGAAAAAGACGATACCCAGTCTAAAAATAAGTTAGCACCTTTCCCCTGCCAACTGAGAGTGTCTACAGTTATTAAACTTAATACTCCCAAGGTGCTAGCGGCGGGGAGAATCGGGTTAATATTCAAGATCGGCGCTAATAACACCGAAAGCGTCATCGCAAAAATGCCAATAGCAATGATATATAAAGCTGTTTGTTGCATTTATCAATCTTTTGTTGTCAATTGTCAATTCTCAGTTGCAGGTAAAATTTACCCGACAACTTAAATTAATGTTACGACTAATTGACAAATCTTGGCTAATGATATCTCAAAAATCTTGTCTCCACTGGCGAACCTAACATTTACGGTAAACTCTTTGCTGACACGGAATGACGCAATCGAGAGACACCGCCGAATTTGTCTACATTGACTTTTGCTCCCAATTAGGATTGAGCAATGTTTTCCCGTGCAACTTGATTCTCTATTGCTTGTCGCTCTTTCGTTTCGCCGAGATATGCCGCGATCGCTTCTAACCAATTCATTGTCAGCAACCTCGGTAACAAAATACACATTGCTGTGTTGAAAATAGTCATCAAGACTAAATAAAACCAAATCATATCCATAATTTTTTCTTCTCTCTAACTTACTTTTATGTTATTCTTCTTACCAATTTGGTTATGTTAATTATCTAACTAATTTCTTGACTTTGAAACACAAAAATGGTTTGAATTACTTTTGATTCTCATAAGTTTTTCTAACCATTGCTGCAAATATTAAGTAATATCAAAAAAAATGGTCAGTTAAGTAAAATGTTGCTATCATATCGGCTAAATAAGTAGATAGCCAAGCTGAGAAAAACCCCAACAGCATTGGCTGATGGGGTAAATTTGTCGTTTTGGGAGGATTACCAAGTAAGATTGTTCAGTGTAGCGCGACTCTGGGAGACGGCTTTCTCGAGTTAGAGGCAGCGAAGAAATAATCTTGCTCTGGGATAGCTATTGTGTTGGCACTCTTATGGGTAGCAAGTTCCCAACAGGAGATTGGCACAACCAGGGGCCAAAAGAAGGTAGCTATAAAGATTGCACTCCAGGAGATAAGATCGGTTTTGGGTGTAGTGGTATCCAAGAAAAAAGCTACCAAGCAAATAGAACTAACCACAAGGGCTACGATTGAGTAAAACACAACAGCACTCTCAAACATCTCGATCGCCTCTTTTTCAGCCGAAACACTATAATTTCAATATCTCCTGTTTTGGGATTTAGTGACGCGATCGCTATCTCAGCCCAACTGTGAGTTAGATCGCTTTTTTTAGTGACGGCAGAAATAAGTTTCCAGCGAGCAAGTACCCCTCACAGCAGTGATTTAGATTACATGAGTTTTGACCAAAATAAGCTAACTAGAGCGCAGAGCATGAAAGAAATCGAGCAGAGATCGAACTCAAGCCAGCTCAAAGCGATCGCTACACCACCGAAGAAATAGCATAAAAACTAGCACCAAGAATCTCCTTTGCCTCAACTAGAAAATTAGATCGACGATAATTAAAGAAAAAACTTACCAAGATTCAGAAATGAAACGAAAAATTTTAGCTACTACTTTCTTTTTAGCTTCCGCATGTTTAACTGCCCCAGTTTCCGCCGCCAACCCAGAACATCTTACCAGATTATTTCAAGAGCGCGAATGTCGTGGCTGCGATCTCAGTGGCGCTAACTTAAGATTTTTTGACTTAAGTAATACCGATCTTCGAGATGCGTTTCTCGAAAGTGCAGATTTGCGTGGTGCAAACTTGAGTGGAGCAAGATTAGTCGCCGCCAATTTAACCAATGCTAATCTAACAGGAGTTAATTTTAGTAATGCCGACTTACAAGGTGCGATCCTCAGCAATAGCCTTTTATTTGGTGCCAATCTTGCAGGTGCAAACTTAGCAAATGTAAGATTGACCAATGCCAATTTAATCGATACGAACCTGATTAGTGCTGAGTGGAATAATTATTACTGGCAAAATAATCAACTTAACGAAATAGGTAGTGAAAATTTGACGAGAGCAAATCTTAGCGGCTTAAACCTTGCCGGCGCAGATTTAAGTAGAATAGACCTAAGAGGCGCAGATTTAAGCAATAGTAACTTGAGAGATGCCAATTTTCAGCATAGCGATCTCCGGAATGCCGATCTCAGAAATGCTAATCTCACACAAGCAGATTTCGACGGTGCTGACATAGAAGGAGCATTGCTATGCGGTGCCATCAAACCAAACGGAAAAAGGATTGACTGTTAAAAAAACAAATTCCCCTAACTACGCTAATCGCGTCTTTCAGGGGAAGTATTGTGAAAACTACTACTTAGTTATTGATTTTGACCGATTCAGTAACTTTTTCCCTCTATCTAAAGTTTTACTTCCCGAAAAATTTGGGTTATTAGCCCCGTCCTTATAGGACGGCTTTATGGTTTACTAGGGTTAAAGCTGGGTTTAAAAGCAATGAAAAGTAGTAGCGCGGCTGCTGTTTTAGGTTTGGCTTATATTTGTGGTTTGCTGTCTACGACAGTTTTAGGTTATCCTGCTCGTGAGGCGGCTTGGTGGCAGTGGATTGGATTAAGTTTAGGTATTGCAATTTGCGGTGTTTTAGTTGCGAAATTTATCCATCGCTTTTGGCGCACGGGACCGAGGAAAAAAGTTTGGCTGTTAGCTGGTTTAATTGCGGCTTTAGCAGTTGTTTATTTTTGGTTGCGGATACCTCACCCAGTCAAAAATGATGTGAGTCGTTATGTAGAAAATGCCCCAGAAGAGGTTACTATTCAAGGTGAGATTTTAACTGAGCCGCGTTTAACGAGAAGCGATCGCGCTTTTTTTTGGTTTGAGGCGACGCAACTAAATGAAAATGAGTCGGTATCGGGTAAGTTATACGTTACTCTTCCGCTCTTGCAAGCTACAGGTTTATATCCAGGTCAAAACCTAGCGGTTTCTGGTAGATTATATCAGCCTAACCCTGCTCCCAATCCAGGCGCGTTTGATTTCAGTGCTTATCTCGCTCGTGAAGGTGCTTTTGCGGGTTTGAGCGGTAGAGAAGTAATTTTGCCTGAAACCGAAGTAAAACCGCCTTGGGGCTGGTGGAAGCTACGACAGCGTATTATCCGCGCCCAAATACGCTGGTTAGGTAGTCCGAAAGGACAATTAGTTAGTTCGATGGTTTTGGGCAGGCGAGCGGTAGATTTACCTTACGATCTTCGCGATCGCTTTGTTAAGGCTGGGTTGGCTCATGTTTTAGCGGCTTCGGGTTTTCATGTTTCTTTGCTTTTGGGTGTGGTTTTGGGCTTAACAGCGCGATTTTCGGCGAAAACTCAGTTTGTAGTGGGGGCGATAACTTTATTTATTTACGTTGGTTTAACTGGTTTGCAAGCTTCGGTAATGCGGGCGGCTTTAATGGGATTTGGGGCACTATTTGCTTTAGTCGTAGGGAAGAAACGTAAACCTTTAGGTTTATTGCTGCTAGCGGCGATAGCGCTACTATTGTTTAATCCTCTCTGGATTCGGGATTTAGGATTTCAACTTAGCTTTTTAGCAACACTAGGATTAAT
Protein-coding regions in this window:
- the pyrE gene encoding orotate phosphoribosyltransferase, translating into MNNQSTLYPSPQRQILLDLFARLAYTEGDFVLSSGQKSSYYLNGKQVTLRAEGALAVGQLLLPMLPADTQAVAGLTLGADPMVTAVSVLSALANRPIPALIIRKQAKGHGTKAYIEGPSLSPDAKVVVLEDVVTTGKSAMQAVERLRDVGYKVEQIIALVDRQQGGAEFYQSVGLQFKSVFAITEIQEYARALAKKA
- a CDS encoding RNA-guided endonuclease InsQ/TnpB family protein yields the protein MLKATKFRIYPTAEQRYHLAQSFGCCRFAWNYALNLTNEAYKATGKGLNRFAIQKEITNLKKEYEWMNEPYSQCLQVVALNLSRAFINFFEGRASFPQFKSKHRNQSISYPQNVSIVEDGIKFPKMGVMYAKIHRPIEGKIKTVTVSMNALGQYFASVLVDDEKDIPEKSVEGKAVGIDLGLTHFAITSDGSKFDNPRWIVKHERNLRAKQKRLSRRQKGSNSRNKTRKQVAGVHNKISRCREDFHHKLSRRIVDENQVIVVENLAVKNMVKNHCLAKAISQVGWGQFCTMLKYKAEWEGKVYIEVDRFFPSSKTCNVCLNQVRSLPLDVRTWQCQKCQTTHDRDVNAAKNIRDEGLRILSSGTGEIAYRPDVRRDSRGRKKSTISQSVG
- a CDS encoding pentapeptide repeat-containing protein, with protein sequence MKRKILATTFFLASACLTAPVSAANPEHLTRLFQERECRGCDLSGANLRFFDLSNTDLRDAFLESADLRGANLSGARLVAANLTNANLTGVNFSNADLQGAILSNSLLFGANLAGANLANVRLTNANLIDTNLISAEWNNYYWQNNQLNEIGSENLTRANLSGLNLAGADLSRIDLRGADLSNSNLRDANFQHSDLRNADLRNANLTQADFDGADIEGALLCGAIKPNGKRIDC
- a CDS encoding hemolysin family protein codes for the protein MLMFGFVFDLLANLPHVELTGQDVLVRLLSVLLLIAINAFFVTAEFSIVSVRRSRINQLVEAGDVQAQTVQSLHRSIDRLLSTTQIGITLSSLALGWIGESTMAVLVTVAMVNLPLPMSMKEAIAHSLAIPIAFFLIAYLQIVLGELCPKSVALLYSEQLARFFGPPSLAIARIFNPFIWILNQSTRWLLRLGGIQYAGQGWYNRVTPEELQLIITTERESIGLEAEERELLNNVFEFGEVLAQEVMVPRTNLRAIPSTATFATLLNEVSANGYSRYPVTGDSLDDIRGIINFKKLAKPLAQGHLSPDTPILPWVRPARFVSEFTPLSELLPLMQRSHLKMVMVVDEFGGTAGLVTLNDLVAEIIGDEAELENPEVVALQMLDEQTFLVEAQMDLEEVNELLDIDLPITDEYQTLSGFLLYELQKIPTQGETLHFDNLELTVVAAEGPRLHKIRIHKREANAEQLAEIITPEDPIIPDESVSPDTTLEATDEES
- a CDS encoding M41 family metallopeptidase; protein product: MQQTALYIIAIGIFAMTLSVLLAPILNINPILPAASTLGVLSLITVDTLSWQGKGANLFLDWVSSFSPQHRQRIVCHEAGHFLVAYFLGIPIEGYTLNAWEAFQQGQSGVGGVKFNTKALEKKAMAPGEMRLLLDRFCTVWMAGIAAESIIYGTVEGGDEDRAKVKQALSDFSHREAEYQQKEAWALQEAKTLIEKYALAYEALVEAMTKRTPVQKCAQIIQENCGEIDAIAS
- a CDS encoding helix-turn-helix domain-containing protein yields the protein MKEFAGEKGWTLKEVSQRSGVPYSTVKTYTRLPERNTVDLSSLQKLARTFDVLIEDLFEVIEE